In Coregonus clupeaformis isolate EN_2021a chromosome 5, ASM2061545v1, whole genome shotgun sequence, the sequence ctgagctacacagggccctaTACACACCAGTATCATATCAGGGTTAGTTAACTTTAGTTTGGGTTCATTATTTTCTGCCTGTCACAGCAACAGATCAGGGGATGAGTAGTATAGGGGTTGTAGGGCGCCCTTTGTTTTAGACTTCATTTCAGAGGTCATATGATACTCATTTTAGCAATAAGCAAGGTCAGAATTTGGTTACCTTAACAGCCTGTGATGGAGGATGTTGTGATAGTTTGTGATCGCAATGCGCATATTGTACCTCAGGACCCTGATGAGCGTAAGCCGCTGATCCCCCACCCGAACCCCGACAGCAAGCCCCTCAACGGCACAGAATGGAGCTCCGCCAGTGTACCCTCAGCCCGCACAGACGAACAGGCCTTACTCACATCCATCCTTACCAAGACAGCCCTGTAAGACACAAACATTCTCTTTCTCCTCCGCCATCATGGGCATTATCCATTTGGGATTGAATTCGGCTGACTACCTGCCCGTCTTTCCGTTTCTTAGGAACATCATCGATGTCTCAGCTGCAGACTCTCAAGGCATGGAGCAGCATGAGTACATGGACAAAGCTCGGCAATACAGGTGGGTGTGTGGAGGTAGTTGCTTAATGTGTCTGTGGGTTTTGGAGACTGTTTTGACTGGCTTTGTTAATGTGTTTCAGTACTAACCTgtctttattgtgtgtttttcAGTACAAAACTGGCCTTGTTGAGTAACAGTCTGTCTCAGAAGaagcccctccctctcccttccctcaccAGCCAGCCGCACCAAGTACTCGCTAGTGATCTGGTGCCATACTCGGATGTACAACAggtgcatgcacgcacgcacacacactagggGTGTAACGTTTCCCAAACCCACGGTTCGGTACGTATTGCGGTTTTGGGGTCGCGGTTCTGTTTCGGTACAGCGGGAAAATGAAATGCCAACAGTTACGTTAGTTAAATTAGTTTATTTAAGAAAATACAAAGTGTTGGTATTCTTGATTCCATATATGATCATGAGTCATATAATGCCTGATAAGAGCGCCATCAGGAATAACAACACTTTGTATTGTTTAAATGAAAACACATGATTACtcattaacaacaacaaaaatgctaAAATAAAGTGCAATATGCGTGTGAAATCAATATGCAGACATTGTGTAGGCCTATGCAATAATGTTTACTTACAAAGAGAAAAATATGCACACTTGTGTGACTCTTATAAACTGGCACAGTACTTTTCATTTCACACTCGGCTGTAATGTTAAGTAGCTCTCTGTAGCTCTGGAGGTCCATCCGTCTGTAGTAAGCGCAACACAGGCAatgcgtcaatacaggacttagATCGAATCCTCCtacgccggctctgacgctcgtcagatgtggcagggcttgcaaactatcacggactacaaaaggaaacccagccacgagttgctcagtgacgcgagcctacgaGACGAGCATAgatctatgctcgcttcgaggcaagcaacactgaaccatgcatgagagcaccagctgttccggacaactgtgtgagcTCACTCTCCATAGCtgagacctttaaacaggttaacgttcacaaggccgcggggacCAGACGGatttaccaggacgcgtactccgagcatgtgttgaccagctggcaagtgtcatcactgacattttcaacctctccctgacccagtctgtaatacctacgtttcaagcaaaccaccatagtccctgtgccaaagaatgccaaggtaacccgtctaaatgactatcgccccgtagcactcacatctgtagtcatgaaatgctttgaaaggctggtcattgctcacatcaacaccatcatcccagacaccctggattcgcataccgccccaacagatccatagatgacgctatctctattgcactccacgctGTGCTCTCCCACCTggataagaggaacacctatgtgagaatgctgttcattgaccacagctcagcattccaacaccatagtgccctgcaagctcatcactaaacacctccctctgcaactggattctggacttcctgacgggccgcccccaggtgaggtggtgagggtaggcaacaacatccGTCACGctaaccctcaacacgggggcgcctcaggtccctgttcacccacgactgcgtggctgccaacaccatcattacgtttgctgatgacacgacggtgATAGGCCTGaccaccgacgacgatgagacagcctatagggaggaggtcagttcAGTGACATggcagtgtgatgccaggacaacaacctctccttcaacatcagcaagacaaagaagTGGATCATGGACTATAGGAAACtgagggccgagcatgcccccattcacatcaacggggctatagtggagcaggtcgagagctttaagtgCCTCGGGGTCCATATCACTAAGGAATtagcactgactctatgcacactcactgggctCTACTCACAcatactgacactccaatacacactacatacgcacaaaacacacacaagcatattgacgc encodes:
- the lamtor1 gene encoding ragulator complex protein LAMTOR1 — protein: MGCCYSSENETTEQDPDERKPLIPHPNPDSKPLNGTEWSSASVPSARTDEQALLTSILTKTALNIIDVSAADSQGMEQHEYMDKARQYSTKLALLSNSLSQKKPLPLPSLTSQPHQVLASDLVPYSDVQQVSKIAAYAYSAISQIKVDAKEELVVQFAIP